In Thermodesulfovibrio thiophilus DSM 17215, the genomic window AACTGACAAAAAAGTTTGATATAGGAAGATTACTTTATGAAATATTCGGTTGCGATTTATTCGGTGAAGCTCGCAAATGAAGATTCTTCATCTAATCTATGACCATATAAATAATCCATGGATTGGTGGAGGTGGAGCTGTAAGGGCTTATGAGATAAATAAACGATTAGCCATGAAAGGGCATGAGATTTTAACTATTTCAGGAAAATATCCTGATGCAGAGAATTATGAAGAAGATAACCTCAGATTCAACTTTCTTGGTAGTGATAAAAACTATATTTTAAGCGTATTTTCCTATGTTTTTAAGGCTATACAGTATCTAAAAAAGCATGCCTATGATTTCGATATAGTCATTGAAGATTTTGCTCCCTGGAACCCTGTGTTTTCATCCTTTTTTCATAAAAATGTTATTTTACAACTTCACCATAAAGAAGGTCGTAACATCTTAAGAAAATATTTTATTTTAGGGCTGCCTTTTTATCTAATTGAAATGTTTTATCCAAAATTATTTTCTAATATTATTACAGTTTCAAATAAAACCAGAGATAATTTTAGAGTTAACAGCGCAGTAATTCCTAATGGAATTTCGGAAGTTTTGCTATATGAAAAATCTTTAAATCATGATTATATTGCCTATATTGGAAGAATTGATATCTATAACAAGGGATTAGATGTACTCCTTACTGCTGTAAAAAATATTAAAATCAAAATATTAATTGCTGGTAAAGGAAAAGATGAAAATAAACTTACAAAAAAAATAAAGAATTTAAACATCACAAACATTCATTTTATTGGTTTTCTGGCTGAAAACAAGAAGGTTTCGTTTATTTCAAAAGCAAAATTTTTAATCATGCCTTCAAGATTTGAAGGACAGGGAATTGTTGCATTAGAGGCTGCATCTATGGGAAAGCCTGTTATAGTCAGTGACATACCTGAACTAAGATGGGTTGTTGAAGCTGGATTTGGTATAAGTTTTAAGAGCGAAGATGCTACTGATTTAGCAGAAAAAATCAATTTTCTTTTACAAAGGGATGATTTAATC contains:
- a CDS encoding glycosyltransferase family 4 protein, which gives rise to MKILHLIYDHINNPWIGGGGAVRAYEINKRLAMKGHEILTISGKYPDAENYEEDNLRFNFLGSDKNYILSVFSYVFKAIQYLKKHAYDFDIVIEDFAPWNPVFSSFFHKNVILQLHHKEGRNILRKYFILGLPFYLIEMFYPKLFSNIITVSNKTRDNFRVNSAVIPNGISEVLLYEKSLNHDYIAYIGRIDIYNKGLDVLLTAVKNIKIKILIAGKGKDENKLTKKIKNLNITNIHFIGFLAENKKVSFISKAKFLIMPSRFEGQGIVALEAASMGKPVIVSDIPELRWVVEAGFGISFKSEDATDLAEKINFLLQRDDLITEMGKRGIEYAKQFTWDRIAEKYEHYLLSLHNKFSHAENLSLKQR